In Engraulis encrasicolus isolate BLACKSEA-1 chromosome 2, IST_EnEncr_1.0, whole genome shotgun sequence, the sequence acattaatagtttgtggctgtagcttggcaaatgggaggttcagttctctccatagaattactatagggttaatatttggagactgtctatgcCACTTCAcgatatgcttcttattgagccactccttcgttgctttgactgtatgttgtgtattattgtcatgttgggagatccaaaaatggcccaccttcagtgtagtggtggagggaaggacgtttgcactcaggattgcacattacatgtctccctccatccattcgttgacgatgtgaagttgtcctgtgccttggtcaGACACAccccctcaaaccataatgataccactttcatgcatgatggtaaggggggtgttcttgggatcatagacagcagttctctttctcaaaacacattgaattgtgttaatgccaaacagcttgattttggtttcatctgactacagcacctccttatcatatcctaaaccagtctgatgtccgttgacaaacctcaggtgggactgcacaggttccttctgaagtagaggtaccatgtgtgcactacaggattttaaacctctgtggcattaagtgctaccagtagttttctcagtgattttggtcccagtagcttagatatcattgcctagttcatcctgtacaggtctagggtgctttctttctgttctcatgataatcaaatccatacaaaaggtcaaatcttgtatagaaccccagacaggctggtggatagtcattttgtattcctcacattttggaagaaatgcatcaacagttgggtcattaacaCCCAGTCTGTTTCTTGTGGcgttgcagcccatttaatctttgttcaggtctaaaatcttgtccctgatatcatttggccgctctttggtctttcccacgctggtgaggttggagtgtgactgattcactcatactacggactgattctgctgattcaatgtgtcttttatgcatgttagtatgtacaggtgtcttcaattaagatgacaagttgatcggaagtacccatctggtctgtgggcccggaactgttatcagttggaaggggatcaaatacttattttgcttgatgaaatggaaataaattaacatATATTCTCTTatgttaatttctggattttctttttgatattctgtctctccatattagaatgcacattatcataacatttattgactgatcatgtctttgttagtaggcaaaccaacaaaatcagcaagggatcgaATACTTCTgggactcactgtatatgaaaaaatgaaaatgaaaaatctGTTTTTATTGCTAAAAGTTTTTATAaggcaaataaaggcataaaaacaaATATACATAAGGGCATTTCACTCATTGTACATGTCCACTCTTTGTTAATCCCTAACATtgataaaaagaaataaaactcTGGCATAGTCCATGTCCACAAGATATCAGCTTGACAGTAAGCCATTAATGATATGCTGTGCTGAGGTCTTGTTGCTGTCTATGTTGTCTTGTATATTAAtgtcttgtttgttttatgttctgtgtggaccccaggaagagtagctgataaGTCAGATCTACATTAGCTGatatcagctaatggggatcttaATAAAATACCAAACATATCACATATCAAATGATGTGTCTGGGTCTTGGCTGTCCGACCAACATGTTGTTCTTGGGAGAGCAGCTCTCCGGCTCCATGGTCATCACCCTGACCGAGTAGCCTCGCGTCTCCGCGGCCTGGCTCCTGTCCAGGTCTACCAGCCCCATGCAGCTCTTCCCTGGGAGAAGAAGGTTGGCAAAATACAACGCAGTGTCAGTTTAGAAAGAAAATAGACCAAAGTATTTTTTACATCTATATCTAAATTCTACCTCAGGTTTAAAtatacactgtgtaggatgatggccagagtaggtattgcaacgataatggtcattgaaactgtgctgcctagtgccaaatttggtcttttctggAAAATTCACtatataatgaactaatatttacttgtaccctaaagtattggaaattcaaaatggtggacatggggaagatccaccatttcatgtatgaaaagtgcaatttccccagtcataacgtttttttttacaattgaaTGGTGGAGATACATATTCCTAAAAAGGTAACagttgggaatgggcagcataaattctggaaagaaactgctaaaaatattacacaatgcacctttaaactaCAGGGCTGAATTAACAAGCTAAGAAATAGTTAACGTAACATGACTTTCTTTCTGGAGCTTGAATGAGCTTTTTAAACTACCATTACTTCTGTGAGTGGGAATAACCACAGACTAAAGGAGGTCATTAAGCAGTCAATAAATGTATTTCATAGTTAACATTTCTGAAACTGACAAACAATTTAAGCTTACCAATTTTGCGTCGATCCTCTGGAAGCTGGACTGCTGTCTGGTCTGCAAACCGACACAAGATCATGTGCTCCTGTTGAAATAGACAAGCTGTTTAGACTCACACCAGATGAGAGCTCTCATTCACACCCATAGACTTCATGATACATGTTATGTGTAATGTGGCaacattttaaaggtgcactgtgtaagatggtggccaaagtaggtattgcaactatgctgctcattgaaactgtgctgtctactgccaaattgtatcttttcatgaatatttactaaacaatgaactaatagttgatagtatgaccaaagcacagtcagttttgcagttaaaaatgtctacttttggaaagtcaaaatggcggacaatggagaagatcccctttttcatgggTGAAAAGGGGAATTTTCCCAGctataatgaataattataattgtatggtggtggtaagtattaatgaagaaggtaacatttatgaatggccagcatgaattctggaaataaactactaaaaatattacacaatgccaggggcggagctgtaggaggggcaagcagggcatatgCCCCTgtgccccagggccctcctgtattggtaatgggggccctattgtgaccgtggcaagttgtttgaggggtcctatcagtgttttgccctggggcctgtgtgcaattgttcagacactgcacagtgcaccttaaaagcAATGGTTTCAAATATTATTACCTTGTATTCCAGTACCTTCGAGAACATTTGGCTGCATTTATAGAGAAACAAAATTTGTTTAGGTCAGTTGAGTTGTATCACTTTTCATTATTTAATCtttatttacacatttttaatcaATGGATTAGTTTGAGTTGTATTCTTTAACTGCCAGCCTTGTGGAAAAGGCATAAAGAAGAGAAACAGACCTGCGAGGAAAAGTGAACTTCTGTGTGTTTTGGATGAAACCATAGCAACAGGGACTGATGACGAACGCAGCTCCAGCTTGAAGACAGCGCTCCAGAACCATGTCTGTGGCAACTCCGCACGCGTGCAGTGCAACCTGAAAGTACAACATAAGCCCACCAGTGTATTATGGAATCACTACGATTACATTTTGGAAGCACAGCATCAGCATGGTCCAATTGTTATTGATTTTGTCTGCTGGTGTGAAGTTTTCAACTTATGcctgttttccactgccggttttctggtagacctacagctcgacacagcgcgactcagccgccactatttgctttacgattgagctgtgtcgtgcctaagTGGCGTGCCTAAGTGGTGGCGAGTCCTGcggtgtggagctgtaggcctaccagaaaaccggtaaAGGAAAAGAGGCATTAATGTATCCTACACTGAAGACCAGATTTTTGCTCACCtgactattattattaatagtaatATGCGAGGGTGAAACCTCTGCCAACAATATCAAAGAGAAGTTGATGTATTTCATCAAACCACTCAAGAGTTACACCAATCACACTATGTTTAATACACTGTTAGTGGTCATGCACCCTTGGTCTTGACTTCTATCTGCATAAGGTTTATGAAACGGCACTGACTCCTTACCCCTATTTGGAACGATCCAATGTAGTAATCCAGGTTGGCCTGAATGAAGCCGATGTTTGTAAGATTTAATGTAGTGCATCTTTCCCTGGCTCTGACAAGAGACTCCTCCTTATTCTCCACCAGGATAACCTAATTAAAACAAAAACAGTGATCCAGCATTATTAATTATGGTACAGCCAAATGATCAGCAAAATTAACAAAGCCTTtacagagagactgagaaggaGCTTCTTTCCTCATTCCATTTCTTTACTAAATTCCTCCTAATTGAGTTGActgaacacgcacaacacacacacacacacacacacacacacacacacacacacacacacacacacacacacacacacacacacacacacacacacacacacacacacacacgcacacacacgcacacacacacacacacacgttttgcacCGGCCATTCATTTCAGTATATGTGACACGAAAGTCTCTCTATGTATATGGCAAATaaacatccttgtatccttgtatactGCCAGGTCAAAGAAAGTAAAATGTTGGTTATCATATtgcagtgtgtcattaaccacaTATTCTGTGCCTCTATGTTTGGTATATTATCACTTCATACTatactacatttttttttctgagttCAGTAAAGAAGGTCCCACCTGACACTGAGGATGCATGTGTGCAAGTACAATCCCCACATGACCCTAAAAGCAAAGACACAAACAGAAAAGATGATTACATTACTTTTAGATAGATCATTACACTAATAACATGGAAATACAATCAAGGAGCTACAGAACCTGGTTGTGATATCATAAGGtatctgtaactgtttcaattgacgtgttattttacttgatttgttattttaatgcaactgtgtaattttaattttgtaacttgagccgccacttggccaggacacccttgtaaaagaggttcttaatctcaacgggtttatttttcctggttaaataaaggttaaataaaaaaataaaaaaaaggtgcTCTTACCCCACCACTGCAGAAGTCCACTACAGTGTCTCCCGGGTGAACCAGCTGAGTTACCATGGCAACAAGGTTGTTGAGCTGCTGGCATTTGCGTATGGCACGAGTGTCTGACATCTTTCCTATGAAACACAACTACATATATTAACACTTTCCACAGAAATAGAAACTTACTTCGCAacttacatgaaaaaaaatgtgacaaTTTCAAATGTAATTGGACACATCATTATTTTGTAGAGGCCAAGAAAACACCACTGCATAGTCATAACGTATTGTACATCAGCACTACATGACTGACCTGTGCTGGGGTTCACGGCAGTTGGCAGATCTTCCCATGGGACAGTCCAGTCTGGGCATGGATGGGGAGAGAACACTGCTTCAATGCCACTGTCCTGTGACaaaaaaatgcaaacacacacacacacacccacatgcatccTGAGTCTGTGAGCACTCTGAGTCTTTGGTAACTATTCAGTTGGATGGCATTTGCATGAACAGCTTAGTAGGGAAGTATGCATTTTAAATAACTATTGGTGTGTTAAAAAATACAATTGTTGATGAGTGGACTTCACGGTCAAGGCTTACAACTCAAGTGTTATTTTACATAGCAGGGGCTAGGCACATCACAACCTACTTCTAATAGAGGAGATATCTTTTGTTACTtcataacattttattttatcaaGTGGTTTTGTTGTGTACCTTGAGTTTAGTGAGCGTGGGCCTTGGTCCTCCAACGAAGGGCGTCTTCTCTGGCTGGGCACTCTCTGGCTCCAGTTCCTCAGCAGGTGTCGCGAGCTCAGGTAGCACCGCACCAGACGGGGAGGGCTGAGGCATGAACAGAGTCATCCCACAGCGTTCAGCAGCTTTGCGGACGCCAGGCACGTCCTGCACTCGAGAGTACCAGCGCAAGAGGAGGGGAATACTCGCCAATGCATGAGGAGAGTGCTCCTGGAGGGAACTCTGGTGAGAATATAGAATAGATATGATCATGTTATTACATGGCTATTAATGACCACCACAGCCTGATTTGTGCATACCCACTTTAGAAGTTTCGTTttttatatacacacaaacacacatacccattATTTAATACATTGAGTTAATATTTATTACGTAGGTGGGGTTTTGATACTGATCGTATGCCCAAGCAAGTAGCATTGAAACGGAAAAACAATTCAATGCAGTATGAAGTATCTCCAGGTTATAAAACATTCCTGAAAAGTAAAAACATTGGTCGttccacgtgaaatcagacactttgggaaccCAAAATTAAAATATGTGGCGATTAGGCCCCCCGAGAatccaatttcacatgaaatgaagcACATGCCTTACCAGGTACTGATGAATGCAGGGTAGCAGGACCACGTCTGTGAGCGTGAAGTAGAGCCCCTCAGCAAACTGATGCTCCAGCTCTGGCAGCTGTGTTGTCTTCACCCTCCTGATGTCAGCAGGCTTCTTCAAATCAGCGTCAGTAGTTCCATCTGTGGTCAGTTTGGCCATAGCAGCGTCGAGTTCAACTCCTGAGCCAACAGCACCACCAGAGCCATCGTCCTCCTGTAATGCGGACTGACTTGTCGTCTGCTGTTGAAGCTTCTGCCTGCGTAGCTTGTCGTCATTGTGGACCTTGACTGGCTCTCCTAGCCTCTTCTCCAGGAGCAATACGGCAGGGGGGATAGAGTACTGTGCAGGGCTGCCCAGGTGTTCCTCCACCGCACAGGGGATCTCAAGCTCACACAGACGCGTCCACCGACTGACCTGGAAGCAGACAAGTAGAGAGATCGCAACAGATAACGGCTCAATAAAAATGAACTGGATCAGCATGAGGGCAATCAAAACACTAGAactgtgtttctcaacctttttctgaacaaatgcccccatgacctcatcataagcctcccaacgcccccttgaccttatcataaacctgccactgcccacttagtattgaaaaataaaatagactaatgccccccaatgggaaccccgccccactcagctgtatccttctcaacgcccccaggGGAGcagtagcgcccccgttgagaaacactacactacaacgTATGGGTTAtgacacttaaaggtgcactgtgtgagagccatacagagaacagagtcaggcgatctccgctgtgtgctagggccgacttcctcattagcaaaattagctgttttagcttctcagtactgctcagcgttgcgaatgttagttcctagtagtgggcgtagcacacagcaaatgcaatgcgatgcaatgcagggaatatgacaagacttgctgttcgtagtaataacttcagataaacatcacaggtgctaaaagtgttgtgattatcaccaccgagacagttgatagtttacatatttgtggtgattaccccgcagtatagttcgttagtccttatttttggctgttaatgtggtggttctatgttgagtctatgggaagacagctgctttaggcacaaccttatctcgttgaaaggcggggctgcaatttaattcctggtcctccaatcgcgtaactctgttctctATATGACTCTGCATTGTGTAGGGATGGTCAGGTGGCCAGGGTGGGTGTtgcaaactatgctgctcattgggactgtgctgtctattacaaatttgatcttttcatgaatatttactaaataataaagtaatatttactaatatgaccaaagtacagtaaggttttcagctaaaaatgtgtatttctgaaAATTCCAAGTGCCGGACAATGGATgatacctttttcatgtatgaaaagtgcaattttcccataaTGAANATTTGATGGTGgttgttagcctgataaaccagcctaaatgtatggcgctggtttaccaggctaggtggttgtatgaaaaaggtaacatttgtgaatgggcagcatgaattctagacataaaccactaaaaaatattacacagcataCATTTAAGGCCCTGACAACCTATATCCATCTTTTTTTCAGGGACTAACTGGAGAACAGCACACATGCTGATCTGGTATGTTTACCATATCTAGAGGGGATGGCACCATTGGATGGCACACATCACAAAAGACTAAGTCGCTCAGAGTAACCAGATTATATTCCTTCCTGTCAAATGGCAGTCTTACCTCTGCACAGGCTTTGAGGCAGGTGTTCTTGAATCCCAGCAAAGAAGAAATGTTCAGGTCTCCAGGGCTGTCTTTGCTGGTCTTCTGCACAATGTTCCTCATCACCACTGCCAACCCTGCTCTACAAAACCTCCCATCGGCCTCCAACACTGCTGGCAACCTACAAGCCCTGACTAACGCCGGAGGGTCTGGCAACTGTAGCTGCTCTGCTGCGAGGGTTGATGGCAAGTCACCTAACCATTTCCACTGCTCACCTGATTCCGGGCACAGAAGGATGGCACGAAAAGATGTGCTCTCGCAGTAGGAAAGAAGAAATAAAGTGATAGATGTGTGCAAAGGTAAGGAGTATTGCTTGTTTTCACATACGATCTCTAAATATATAGTGTCTGGGTCACGTTTTAGGTCTGTGCCACCCATTTTAAACTTAAAGTTGTGCAAATTAAAGTGTAATTTCTAACCACTTAAGAAAGAGGGCACCAAGAAAACAGTGCCAAGCACTGGCAAGCGTTTGCTCGCAAAGAAGGCAAGATATATTACAATCTATCGCATAAAGTACACAGTGCAGTTGCGGAAATTAGCATGTCCAGATCAAGTAACCTTGCGACTGACAATCTTGTGTTTTAAAAGGTTTTAAAGCTCTTCCAACAGCTTTTCATTGCTGTCTGACCAGCATGGTAAACATGCAGTGAATGGACTTCCGGGAGGGATCTACACGTGGGATTGTTGTGTACACTTCACGCGATGCAATCAAAATAAAAGCCCTTCCATTAAACTCATTTTTTCCCGAAATAAATATCCATGAGAAAGAATGATGGACAGACTTACCATACAAATCGAATCATCTATGTCCTAGAGATTTCCAATAACATATCACTATgattaaaagaaaacaaacatcatcagctttatgcttattaactttgtggCATTGGTCTAAAGTTTTCACCAGATGGCGCTGCACTTCAAATAACGCTGAAGGCCATTGATCTCTGATGCAGTGATTAAACAGACTGTGTGCATCCCaaaatgtgacctt encodes:
- the gstcd gene encoding glutathione S-transferase C-terminal domain-containing protein; the encoded protein is MGGTDLKRDPDTIYLEIVCENKQYSLPLHTSITLFLLSYCESTSFRAILLCPESGEQWKWLGDLPSTLAAEQLQLPDPPALVRACRLPAVLEADGRFCRAGLAVVMRNIVQKTSKDSPGDLNISSLLGFKNTCLKACAEVSRWTRLCELEIPCAVEEHLGSPAQYSIPPAVLLLEKRLGEPVKVHNDDKLRRQKLQQQTTSQSALQEDDGSGGAVGSGVELDAAMAKLTTDGTTDADLKKPADIRRVKTTQLPELEHQFAEGLYFTLTDVVLLPCIHQYLSSLQEHSPHALASIPLLLRWYSRVQDVPGVRKAAERCGMTLFMPQPSPSGAVLPELATPAEELEPESAQPEKTPFVGGPRPTLTKLKDSGIEAVFSPHPCPDWTVPWEDLPTAVNPSTGKMSDTRAIRKCQQLNNLVAMVTQLVHPGDTVVDFCSGGGHVGIVLAHMHPQCQVILVENKEESLVRARERCTTLNLTNIGFIQANLDYYIGSFQIGVALHACGVATDMVLERCLQAGAAFVISPCCYGFIQNTQKFTFPRSQMFSKVLEYKEHMILCRFADQTAVQLPEDRRKIGKSCMGLVDLDRSQAAETRGYSVRVMTMEPESCSPKNNMLVGQPRPRHII